One stretch of Harmonia axyridis chromosome 1, icHarAxyr1.1, whole genome shotgun sequence DNA includes these proteins:
- the LOC123678280 gene encoding protein arginine N-methyltransferase 1, translating into MSNQVNGQVDETMEIGQTVTNNSVKDEKMEDVPVDEMTSRDYYFDSYAHFGIHEEMLKDEVRTLTYRNSMYHNKHLFAGKTVMDIGCGTGILSMFAAKAGAKRVIAVECSNIVDFARKIVEANKLDHIITIVKGKVEEISLPEGIESVDIIISEWMGYCLFYESMLDTVLFARDKWLKPDGLLFPDRCSLFVTAIEDRQYKDEKINWWDDVYGFDMSSIRKIAISEPLVDVVDPKQVVTNACLLKEVDLYTVTKEDLEFSSPFHLICRRNDYIQALVTFFNVEFTKCHKRLGFTTAPDAAYTHWKQTVFYFEDYLTVKKGEEIDGMFTMKPNPRNNRDLDFVVDINFKGELGEVHETNRYRMR; encoded by the exons atg TCTAATCAAGTCAATGGACAAGTAGATGAGACGATGGAAATAGGACAAACAGTTACCAATAATTCAGTCAAAGACGAGAAAATGGAAGATGTGCCTGTTGATGAAATGACATCtagagattattattttgattcatATGCTCATTTTGGAATTCATGAAGAGATGTTGAAGGATGAAGTAAGGACCTTAACCTATCGAAATTCGATGTACCACAATAAACATTTATTTGCTGGAAAAACCGTTATGGATATTGGTTGTGGTACTGGTATTCTGAGTATGTTTGCAGCTAAAGCTGGAGCTAAACGTGTGATAGCAGTAGAATGTTCTAACATAGTAGATTTTGCTCGTAAAATAGTTGAAGCAAATAAATTAGATCACATTATTACAATCGTCAAAGGAAAAGTTGAAGAAATTTCGCTACCTGAGGGAATAGAATCAGTAGATATCATTATATCTGAATGGATGGGATATTGTCTTTTCTATGAAAGTATGCTAGATACTGTTTTATTTGCCCGTGATAAGTGGCTAAAACCTGATGGTCTTTTATTTCCTGATCGTTGTTCTCTTTTTGTTACTGCTATTGAAGATAGGCAATAtaaagatgaaaaaatcaacTGGTGGGACGATGTGTATGGTTTTGATATGAGTTCAATCAGAAAAATAGCCATAAGTGAACCTCTAGTAGATGTTGTCGATCCAAAACAAGTAGTTACAAATGCTTGTCTTCTTAAGGAAGTTGATTTATATACAGTTACCAAAGAAGATTTGGAATTTTCATCACCTTTCCATTTAATATGTAGAAGAAATGATTATATTCAAGCTTTGGTCACTTTTTTCAATGTTGAATTCACAAAATGTCATAAAAGGCTTGGTTTTACTACTGCTCCAGATGCAGCTTATACCCACTGGAAGCAAACAGTGTTCTATTTTGAAGATTACTTAACTGTTAAAAAAGGAGAAGAAATTGATGGTATGTTCACCATGAAACCTAACCCCAGGAATAACAGAGACTTAGATTTTGTTGTTGACATCAATTTCAAAGGTGAACTAGGGGAAGTACATGAAACTAATAGATATAGAATGCGTTAG